In the genome of Gemmatimonadaceae bacterium, one region contains:
- a CDS encoding PaaI family thioesterase, whose product MDAAIQDYYPDDFAHCYGCGRLHPHGMQLKSRWDGAAPDMVAHYTPRADQIGVPGFAYGGLIASLIDCHAMGTAAAASERAAGRAIGQEPAPRFVTGALKVDYLKPTPIDAELEIRARAREIGERKVIVDATVSARGVVTARGEVVAVRLPPTMVR is encoded by the coding sequence ATGGACGCTGCCATCCAGGACTACTACCCCGACGACTTCGCGCACTGCTACGGCTGCGGCCGCCTCCACCCACACGGCATGCAGCTCAAGTCGCGGTGGGACGGGGCCGCTCCCGACATGGTGGCGCACTACACGCCGCGGGCCGATCAGATCGGTGTGCCGGGATTCGCGTACGGCGGACTGATCGCGTCGCTCATCGACTGCCACGCCATGGGCACGGCGGCCGCGGCCAGCGAACGCGCGGCCGGGCGGGCGATCGGACAGGAACCCGCGCCGCGATTCGTGACCGGGGCGCTGAAGGTGGACTATCTCAAGCCCACGCCGATCGATGCCGAGCTGGAGATCCGCGCGCGGGCGCGCGAGATCGGCGAGCGAAAGGTGATCGTCGACGCCACCGTCAGCGCCCGTGGCGTGGTGACGGCCAGAGGCGAGGTGGTGGCGGTGCGGCTGCCGCCGACCATGGTGCGGTGA
- a CDS encoding MarC family protein: MRDFAQFALITFTSILFIVDPIAAVPSYLVITQNESAMERRRTAFRACVAMALLLVVFAAGGRFIFEAFGITLPAFRIAGGLILWLVALDMVRAKRSTNEGSEELAEGQTKEDVAVTPLAIPVLAGPGAISTAMVLAGEARSWAHGLVVYGSIVLTAVVSYLTLRAGERLIELMGQTGIRVMTRIMGLLLAAVATQFIITGIRDSFGK; encoded by the coding sequence ATGCGCGACTTCGCGCAGTTCGCGCTGATCACGTTCACGTCGATCCTCTTCATCGTGGATCCGATCGCGGCGGTGCCGTCGTATCTCGTGATCACGCAGAACGAATCGGCCATGGAGCGCCGGCGCACGGCGTTCCGGGCGTGCGTGGCGATGGCGCTCCTGCTCGTGGTGTTCGCGGCCGGCGGGCGGTTCATCTTCGAGGCGTTCGGGATCACGCTGCCGGCCTTCCGGATCGCGGGCGGATTGATTCTGTGGCTGGTGGCGCTGGACATGGTGCGCGCCAAGCGCAGCACCAACGAGGGGAGCGAGGAGTTGGCCGAGGGCCAGACCAAGGAGGACGTGGCGGTCACGCCGCTGGCCATTCCGGTGCTGGCCGGCCCCGGGGCGATCTCCACCGCGATGGTGCTGGCGGGCGAGGCACGCTCCTGGGCGCACGGGCTCGTGGTGTATGGATCGATCGTGCTCACCGCGGTCGTGTCCTACTTGACGCTCCGGGCGGGGGAGCGGCTGATCGAACTCATGGGCCAGACCGGCATTCGCGTGATGACGCGCATCATGGGCCTGCTGCTGGCGGCAGTGGCCACGCAGTTCATCATCACGGGGATCAGGGACAGCTTCGGCAAATAA
- a CDS encoding alpha-L-arabinofuranosidase C-terminal domain-containing protein produces the protein MADIPRREFMRSALAGGAALFLPRIARAASGFGGRARAALADSHIEILLDEPIGTIAPEVYGHFTEHLGGVIYDGVWVGTDSKVPNIGGIRKALVDAMRVIRPSVVRWPGGCFADSYDWRDGVGPSDQRPTRTNFWAGDPGLKDVAGGPAKYDPNAFGTSEFAHFCRLIGAQPYMAANVRTLPARVFDGWLEYCNAPAGATTWSKARAAAGDSAPYDIKYWGVGNEAWGCGGDFTPEEYAEEYRRFAGWGVPEFGVDLRFIASGPSGADVEWTRRLMGALRDRNSLDRVWGLSMHHYCSAPDAGADAVAFDERGWYDLLVSADRMETVIAAVWETMREADRTHRVKLVVDEWGAWHKSAPIVDPSHLFESQSTIRDALVTGLTLDIFHRNADKVAMANVAQLINCIHSLFFSHGDQFVATPSYHVFAMYAAHQGAQSVRTEVSAPRVGWAAKDGTRQSFWGLNGSASLVGRDLTLTVTNASLTEPRDAELVVRGGTVQAMRATTLAARSVHDVNSFAHPDVVVPVTADLTARELNGVYRFPPASVTKLAIRLG, from the coding sequence ATGGCCGACATTCCCCGAAGAGAATTCATGCGCTCGGCGCTGGCCGGTGGAGCGGCGCTGTTCCTGCCGCGCATCGCGCGCGCCGCCTCAGGGTTCGGCGGTCGGGCGCGCGCCGCGCTGGCCGACTCGCATATCGAAATTCTGCTGGACGAGCCGATCGGCACGATCGCCCCGGAGGTGTACGGCCACTTCACGGAACATCTGGGCGGCGTGATCTACGACGGCGTGTGGGTGGGGACGGACTCGAAGGTCCCCAACATCGGCGGCATCCGCAAAGCGCTGGTGGACGCGATGCGCGTGATCAGGCCGAGCGTGGTGCGGTGGCCGGGCGGCTGCTTTGCCGATTCGTACGACTGGCGCGACGGCGTGGGGCCGAGCGATCAGCGCCCCACGCGCACCAACTTCTGGGCGGGCGATCCGGGGCTGAAGGACGTGGCTGGCGGCCCGGCCAAGTACGACCCGAATGCGTTCGGCACCAGCGAATTCGCGCACTTTTGCCGGCTGATCGGCGCCCAACCGTACATGGCGGCGAACGTGCGCACGCTGCCGGCGCGCGTGTTCGATGGGTGGCTGGAGTACTGCAACGCGCCGGCCGGCGCCACCACCTGGTCCAAGGCGCGGGCGGCGGCGGGCGACTCGGCGCCATACGATATCAAGTATTGGGGCGTGGGCAATGAGGCCTGGGGATGCGGCGGCGACTTCACCCCGGAGGAATACGCCGAGGAATACCGGCGGTTCGCGGGCTGGGGGGTGCCGGAGTTCGGCGTCGATCTGCGGTTCATCGCGTCGGGCCCGAGCGGGGCCGACGTGGAATGGACGCGGCGGCTGATGGGCGCGCTGCGCGACCGGAACAGCCTGGACCGCGTGTGGGGGCTGTCCATGCACCACTACTGCAGCGCGCCCGACGCGGGCGCCGACGCGGTGGCGTTCGACGAGCGCGGCTGGTACGACCTGTTGGTGAGCGCCGACCGGATGGAGACGGTCATCGCCGCCGTCTGGGAGACGATGCGCGAAGCGGATCGGACCCATCGCGTGAAGCTGGTGGTGGACGAGTGGGGGGCGTGGCACAAGAGCGCGCCGATCGTGGATCCGAGCCATCTGTTCGAATCGCAGTCCACCATCCGCGACGCGCTGGTCACGGGCCTCACGCTCGACATCTTCCACCGGAATGCCGACAAGGTGGCGATGGCGAACGTGGCGCAGCTCATCAACTGCATCCATTCGCTGTTCTTCTCGCATGGCGATCAGTTCGTGGCCACGCCCAGCTATCACGTGTTCGCGATGTACGCCGCGCATCAGGGGGCGCAGTCGGTGCGCACGGAGGTGTCGGCGCCGCGGGTGGGGTGGGCGGCCAAGGACGGCACGCGGCAGAGCTTCTGGGGGCTCAACGGCTCGGCGTCGCTGGTCGGGCGCGACCTCACGCTCACGGTGACCAACGCGTCGCTTACCGAGCCGCGCGACGCCGAGCTCGTGGTGCGGGGCGGCACGGTGCAGGCGATGCGGGCCACGACGCTCGCGGCGCGCAGCGTGCACGACGTGAACAGCTTCGCGCATCCGGACGTGGTGGTGCCGGTGACGGCGGACCTGACGGCGCGGGAGCTGAACGGCGTGTACCGATTCCCGCCGGCGTCGGTGACGAAGCTGGCGATCCGGCTGGGGTAG
- a CDS encoding DUF6789 family protein has translation MDTKRAAAAGAIATASMTALLMVEPSIGLPKIAIGEIVSSMMSAVSSHIPVGAAGGWIIDLVVGIVFALIYASYLEKRLPGGPLMRGLLFGVLVFIVAQLVFAPLTGSGVFSGGDLELLAGGLLGHLVYGAVVGYVYGGGAAAG, from the coding sequence ATGGACACAAAACGCGCTGCGGCCGCCGGGGCGATCGCCACTGCTTCGATGACCGCGTTGTTGATGGTGGAGCCGTCAATTGGGCTGCCCAAGATCGCGATCGGCGAGATCGTGAGCAGCATGATGTCGGCGGTTTCGTCGCACATTCCCGTGGGCGCGGCGGGGGGATGGATCATCGACCTCGTGGTGGGGATCGTGTTTGCGTTGATCTATGCGAGCTATCTCGAGAAGCGGCTGCCGGGCGGGCCGCTCATGCGCGGTCTGCTGTTCGGCGTGCTCGTGTTCATCGTGGCGCAGCTGGTGTTCGCACCGCTCACCGGCAGCGGCGTGTTCTCGGGCGGAGACCTGGAGCTGCTCGCGGGCGGACTGTTGGGACACCTCGTATACGGCGCCGTGGTCGGGTACGTCTACGGCGGCGGGGCCGCAGCCGGCTAG
- a CDS encoding PepSY domain-containing protein: MKHPFLAIALAVGAFATAGAQQAPTYKRHMPPALVRAAKITEAQAVATAQSILPAGKIEALELEREGGKLIYSFDMTVAGKSGTAEVNVDAATGKQVGKVQYESAADERKEAAQEKAAPKKKGGGF; the protein is encoded by the coding sequence ATGAAGCACCCATTCCTCGCCATCGCGCTCGCGGTCGGCGCGTTCGCCACCGCCGGCGCGCAGCAGGCTCCCACGTACAAGCGCCACATGCCCCCGGCGCTCGTCCGCGCCGCCAAGATCACCGAGGCCCAGGCCGTGGCCACGGCGCAGTCGATCCTCCCGGCAGGCAAGATCGAGGCGCTCGAACTCGAGCGCGAGGGCGGCAAGCTCATCTACTCGTTCGACATGACGGTGGCCGGCAAGAGCGGCACCGCCGAGGTCAATGTCGATGCGGCCACCGGAAAGCAGGTGGGCAAGGTGCAGTACGAGTCGGCCGCCGATGAGCGCAAGGAAGCGGCGCAGGAGAAGGCCGCCCCGAAGAAGAAGGGCGGCGGCTTCTAG